The window CCTGATATCGGCCAAACGCTGCTTCACTTCTGCAGCCACCTTGAACTTCCCGGGATCAAAATTCATATGGAAATCCTTGTATTTCAATTCTTTGATCATAGCGATAACGGCAGCTGTACCTGTTCCGAATGCTTCCTGCAGGGTGCCCTTACCATAAGCCTCCAGCAGTTCATCAATACTGATCCTGCGCTCTTCCACTTTCAGGCCCATCTCCCTTAGGATGGTGATCACACTATCCCTGGTAACACCTGCAAGGATGGTGCCCTCTTCCAAAGAAGGGGTAATGGCAACATTACCGATCACAAAGAATACATTCATCATACCCACTTCCTGCAGCCACTTGTGCTCAAAAGCATCGGTCCACAGGACCTGGTCATAACCTTCCTGCCTGGCCTTGGTAGCAGCCAGCATACTTCCACCATAGTTGCCGGCATTCTTTGAAAAGCCTACACCACCGGGTGCAGCCCTGGTATAGGTTTCTTCTACCACGATCTTCATTGGCGCGGCATAGTAGGGACCGGTAGGGCTTAAAAGGATCAGGAACTTATAGGTCTCAGATGGACGAACGCCCAACATGGTATCAGTAGCAAACATTACCGGACGGATATAAAGGGAGTGGTCCTTTAAGGCAGGGATCCAATCCTTGTCCATGGCGATCAGCTTCCTCATCCCCTCCATGAATATCTCTTCCGGGACAGCCGGCATATTCATCCTTTCTGCCGAACGGTTGAAGCGGGCAAAATTATCATATGGACGAAAAACATAAGCATTACCGGAAGTATCCCTATAAGCCTTGATCCCTTCAAAAATAGCCTGTCCATAGTGCAGGGCAGCCATGGATGGACTCATCATCAGTGGCTGGTAAGGCCTGATCGTCACATTCTTCCACTCCCCGTCCACATAATCCGCCTCCAGCATATGGTCAGTGAAGTATTTTCCAAATGGCATGTTTTCCCTCGGAGTATCGGCTAATCGGCTCCTTTCTACTTTTACAACAGGAATATCAATGGCTGCGATCATATCTATTACATTTGTGCTGCAAAGAAACGATTTATAGACGGGGTAGCCAAACCGTTCGACAAAAAAACCTAACGATTGTTAGTATAATTTTCCCCAGTCACAACATTGATACCCAACGAAAATGACCGATGGACATCAACCAAATTGACCTATCAGCCGGATTGCTAAAGGCCCTCTATGGGAAAAACCTTATTATGGATGAGGCAAGGGAACCGGCTGCCCAAAACGCACCTTCTTCCCTGAAAGAAGAGCCGATAACAGCCCCTGCCGAGCTATTGGCCGCCCAGCCAGCGCCGCCTGTTGCGCAGGTACCAGGACCATGGGAAAGCAATAATATCCAGTTCCTGGGCAAGAACAACCGGCATATGGCCATCCTGGTATACTATCCTTCTGAAGCACATATTGCTGATGCCGACTATTCCTTCCTCCTAAAGATCCTGGAAGCCTGTCAGTTTACTGCAGCGGATGTGGCCATTATTAATACTGCCCGTCAGCAAGTTAGCCTGGAGGACCTTACCCGGCAACTGGCACCCCAACACCTGGTCATGTTTGGTACCCCTGCCCTGGAAGGTAATTTCCCCCAAATTCCGGCATTCAGTCCAACTGTTTTGGATGGCATACATTATCTTCATAGCCCGGCGCTACATGAACTTAACGGAGCTTCAGAGGGAGCCAGGGGATTGAAGAAGCAACTTTGGGAAGGCCTGAAACAGATGCTTAAACTATAATCGACCAGGATGGCATTGAT is drawn from Flavihumibacter rivuli and contains these coding sequences:
- a CDS encoding branched-chain amino acid aminotransferase, yielding MIAAIDIPVVKVERSRLADTPRENMPFGKYFTDHMLEADYVDGEWKNVTIRPYQPLMMSPSMAALHYGQAIFEGIKAYRDTSGNAYVFRPYDNFARFNRSAERMNMPAVPEEIFMEGMRKLIAMDKDWIPALKDHSLYIRPVMFATDTMLGVRPSETYKFLILLSPTGPYYAAPMKIVVEETYTRAAPGGVGFSKNAGNYGGSMLAATKARQEGYDQVLWTDAFEHKWLQEVGMMNVFFVIGNVAITPSLEEGTILAGVTRDSVITILREMGLKVEERRISIDELLEAYGKGTLQEAFGTGTAAVIAMIKELKYKDFHMNFDPGKFKVAAEVKQRLADIREAKVPDVHGWMWKI